CTCACCGAGGGGCCGGTCGGCCTGCGGACCGACTTCGAGCTGACCTGGGGGCGGGGCGCCGAGTTCGGGCACATCGCCTTCACGGACGGGCGGGCCGAGTGGCACGCCGTCCTCGATCTCCCCGCCGGGGTACGGTTCCCCGACCCGCTGGCCGAACTGCGCCGGCGCTTCCGAGGCTGGCACGAGCCGATCCCCGCCCTGCTGGACGCGACCCGCCCCGACGCCGTGCTGCACCACGACGTCAACGAACTGCGCACACCGCTGCCGTCGTACGCCGTCGGCCGGATCGCGCTGCTGGGCGACGCGGCCCACGCGATGACCCCGCACCTCGGGCAGGGCGCCTGCCAGGCGCTGGAGGACGCGGTCTCCCTGGCCGCGGCGCTCGCCGCCGAGCCCACCGTCGAGGCGGCGCTGGCCCGTTACGACGCCGAGCGCCGTCCGCGCAGCCAGGCGGTCGCGGCGGCCGCCCGCCAGGCGGGGCGGATGGGGCAGCAGCTCTCCCATCCCCTGGCCGTCGCCCTGCGCAACACGGCGATGCGGCTGACGCCCTCCCGCACCGCGATCAGCATGATCCTGCGGCATCACGCCTGGGTCCCGCCCCGGCTGGACTGATCCGCCGAGCCCTCCGGTGCGTCACCTCGCGCCGCGGGCGCCGGGCGGTTCCTGCTCCGCGCCCGCGACGACCGCGGTGACGACCTTCCGGACGTCGTCCGCCGCCGGTGGGACGGCCTGCCGGTCCGCGAACAGCATGTGCGCGGCACCGATGAGCGTCGGGGCGAGCGTGTCGAGGTCGGCGTCCGCCCTGACGCGACCGAGGTCCCGTTCGGCGGCGAGGTAGGCGGCGATCGCCGCCGCGGCGTCGGTCAGGAGCGGGACGCCGGCGGGCCTTGCGTCGCGCAGGCGGGCGCGCAGGCCGTCCCGCGAGGTGACGAGACTGACGACGGCCACCGCGACCGACTCGAAAAGCTCCAGCAGTGCCCGCGTCAGGTTGTCGGCGATGCTGCCGGTCCCGGCGGACGCGCGCAGGGCGGCGGCCCGCTCCTCGACGCGGTCGACGCGGTGCAGCACGAGCTCCGCGAGGAAGGCGTCGAAATCGGCGAAGTGCCGGTGCAGGACCCCTTTGGCGCAGCCCGCCTCCACGGTGACGGCCCGGCTGGTGAGCGCGCTCGGCCCGTCCCGGAGCAGGACGCGCTCGGCGGCGTCGAACAACTGGCCGCGCACGTCGCGGATGGCTACCCCTGTGGGCATCGTGCGGCCCCCGTCCTCTCCTCGGCCGACCCGTCCCGATTGACGAGTGGGCATGCGCCCACTCATAGTGGGCGCATGCCCACTTTACCGCCGGAGCGAGGCCCTCACCGCGCCCGTGGCTCCCATGAGAACCGTCAGGTGGCCGAGTCCTTCGGCGCGGACGCCGCACGCTACGACCGGGCTCGGCCCCGCTACCCCGCAGCCCTGATCGACCGGATCGTCAGCGTCGTCCCCGGCCGCCAGGTCCTGGACGTCGGCTGCGGCACCGGCATCGTGGCCCGGCAGTTCGCGGCCGCCGGCTGCCGGGTCCTGGGTGTCGACGTCGACGCCCGGATGGCCGACCTCGCCCGCCGCCGCGGACTCGACGTCGAGGTGGCGGCGTTCGAGGCCTGGGAACCGGCCGGCCGCGCGTTCGACGCCGTCGTGTCCGGCCAGACCTGGCACTGGGTGGACCCGGTCGCCGGCGCCGCCAGGGAGGCACAGGTGCTGCGCCCCGGCGGCCTGCTGGCCCTCTTCTGGAACGCGGGACGGCCCGCCCCCGCCGTGGCGGACGCCTTCGCCGAGGTCTACCGTCGGGTGACGCCCGACACGCTCGCCGCACGCCAGAGCGCGACGTCCGCGGTGGACGGCTACACGGCGCTGTGCGCCAAGGCGGCGGAAGGCATCGGCAAGGCGAACGGATTCGCCGACCCGGAACACTGGCGGTTCGACTGGGAACGCCCCTACACGCGGGACGAATGGCTGGACCAGCTCCCCACCCAGGGCGCCTTCACCCGCCTCCCGAAACCCGAGCTGGAGGAGGTCCTCGCGGGCGTCGGCGCCGCCATCGACGCGGCAGGAGGCAGCTTCACGATGCACTACGCCACCCTGGCGGTCGCCGCGAAGCGCACCGGCTGACCCCCCGTCGGCGGAGGTGGACGTCCGCTCCGGCACTTCGACTCACCGGGCGGGCCACCGGGCACCGCGCTGCCGGAGGGTGCGTGCGGCGGGCAGCCTGGCCAGGGTGGCCTCGAAGGCACCATGATGCGCCGTCAGGAAACAGCCGGGGCTCGGCGGAAGCGGGTAGTCATCACGCAGTACGCCCTCCGGGAGCACGCCCGTCGCGGGAATCGGCGACGTCTCGCCCGGATGGGCCAGGTACGCCCAGACCCCGCTGTCCAGCGGCACCACGGGCCCCTCGTCATGGGGCGGAGTCCACGGCGCACCGGTGAGCGGATGACGGGGGACGAGGAGCAGGTCCGGGCGGGGACGGGGCAGCGGAAGCCCCGGACCGGCCAGTGCCGTGGACAGGGCGTCCGGGCCGGAGGAGAGGTACTGCCGCACCGCGTGCCCGAGCAACTCGGTGACGCGACCGGCGGGGAGGGCAACCGGGCGGTCCCCGGAGACGGCGACGAGGTGGGCGAGCGCGACACCGAGCGCCGCGTGCCAGCGCAGACTCCACGCACCGTCGGGCTCGACGGGCGGGACGCGGTGCTCGGGACGCGCGAGGTCGTCCCAGCCGGGCGGCGGGCCCGCCGGAAGCCGGGAGGCGCGGCGTACGACCGCGTCCGGCTCCAGCCAGACCGCCTGCCAGTCGCCGCAGTCGTCCACACGGGTCGCGACGGCACGCCCGCACCCCTCGCACGCCAGGTTGGGACCACCGCGACCGTCCACGCCGCGGCAGTGACCGTCGCACCTGTCGAGGATCAGCGTCATGGACCGGGAGTCACCCGGCGCGATGACGATCCGGTCCCGCGCCCCGAAGGAGACGAAGGGAACCGGCACGAACACCCCCCGCCGAGCCGCCTCCTCCGCGCCGACCTCCTCCCAAGGCCGCCAGGGCGGTCCGGTCGGCTGCGGCTCGACGGCGTACGTCGCGGGCTCCATCAGCGGCGGATGCAACTCCTCCCACCCGCCGTGGTGCGCGTGCACGGGCAGCGCGACCCGCGCCACGGGCGCCGTCAACTCCGTACCGCACCCGGCACACACGAACACGTCCAAACAAGCTCCCCTTCGCCCCGGTTCCGGGGGATTGTGCCTCGCCGAACCCCCGGCGCTCCATCGGATTTCGGGTGCGTCACCTCCGGTCGTCGAGAGCACCGCACTGTCAGGGGCGTGTGGGAGGTTCGGCTGCGAGGGACTGGCGACAGTCGACCAGGAGGCGAGCACCCAGGGTCACGCCACGAGCCTCCCGTCCCTCATCGTCAGGATGCGGTCGCCGACGTGGTGGACCGCCGCGTGATCGTGGGAGATGAGCAGGAAGCCGACTCCCAGGCTGTCCTGGAGATCCATGAGCAGGTTGAGGATCCCCGCGCGGAGCGAGGGGTCGAGTGCCGAGGTCGGTTCGTCGAGGACGAGCAGTTCCGGCCGGGTCGCGAGGGCGCGGGCGATGGAGACGCGCTGGCACTGGCCGCCGGACAGCTCGTGCGGCAGCCGTCGCCCGTGCGCGGGGGAGAGGCCGACGCGTTCCAGGAGCTCGTCCACCCGGGCCGGGCCGTCCGCGGCCCGCCACCGTCCGTGGACCCGGAGGGGCTCCGCGATCTGGTGGCGTACCTCGCGGCGCTGGCTCAACGCGCCGTAGGCATCCTGGAACACGGGCTGGAACCGGGGGCGCAGCGCCCGTAGTTCGCGTGCGCGGAGGCCGGTCAGCTCGACGCCCGAGAAGCGCACCGAGCCGGAGTGCGGCCGCAGCAGCCCCAGGACGGCCAGTGCCGTCGTCGACTTGCCGCAGCCCGACGGGCCGACGAGCCCGACCGCCTCCCCGGCGCCGACGGTGAACGACACGCCGTCGACGACCCGCCGTGCTCCGTACCGGACGTCGAGGTCCCGGACCTCCAGGAGGGCGTTCACGCGACCTCCCCGGCGGGGTGATGACAGGCCACCGCCCGGCCGTCCACCACTCGCAGCGCCGGTTCCTCCCGCCGGCACAGCTCGGCGGCGTGCGGGCAGCGCGGCGCGAAGGAGCACCCCGCGCCGGAAGCGCCCGGCGCGGGCGGGGCGCCGGCGAGGACGGGGAGACGGGTACGCCGGGGGATCCCGGCGTGGGGGAGCGAGGCGAGCAGTCCGCGCGTGTA
The Streptomyces roseofulvus genome window above contains:
- a CDS encoding TetR/AcrR family transcriptional regulator, producing the protein MPTGVAIRDVRGQLFDAAERVLLRDGPSALTSRAVTVEAGCAKGVLHRHFADFDAFLAELVLHRVDRVEERAAALRASAGTGSIADNLTRALLELFESVAVAVVSLVTSRDGLRARLRDARPAGVPLLTDAAAAIAAYLAAERDLGRVRADADLDTLAPTLIGAAHMLFADRQAVPPAADDVRKVVTAVVAGAEQEPPGARGAR
- a CDS encoding class I SAM-dependent methyltransferase produces the protein MPTLPPERGPHRARGSHENRQVAESFGADAARYDRARPRYPAALIDRIVSVVPGRQVLDVGCGTGIVARQFAAAGCRVLGVDVDARMADLARRRGLDVEVAAFEAWEPAGRAFDAVVSGQTWHWVDPVAGAAREAQVLRPGGLLALFWNAGRPAPAVADAFAEVYRRVTPDTLAARQSATSAVDGYTALCAKAAEGIGKANGFADPEHWRFDWERPYTRDEWLDQLPTQGAFTRLPKPELEEVLAGVGAAIDAAGGSFTMHYATLAVAAKRTG
- a CDS encoding dipeptide/oligopeptide/nickel ABC transporter ATP-binding protein, with the protein product MNALLEVRDLDVRYGARRVVDGVSFTVGAGEAVGLVGPSGCGKSTTALAVLGLLRPHSGSVRFSGVELTGLRARELRALRPRFQPVFQDAYGALSQRREVRHQIAEPLRVHGRWRAADGPARVDELLERVGLSPAHGRRLPHELSGGQCQRVSIARALATRPELLVLDEPTSALDPSLRAGILNLLMDLQDSLGVGFLLISHDHAAVHHVGDRILTMRDGRLVA